A segment of the Synechococcus sp. CBW1002 genome:
ACGTGTCGAACCCGACCGGCACCTGAAGGTGGAAGCACTGGCCCTGGCCGGGCGAGAAGCGGCCGTTCTGCTGACTGCGGATCAAGACAACCCCCTGAAGCCAACGCCTGAGCCCTGCCCTTGTGGCTCCTGCGAGCCCGCAGTTCCCATGAGGCGTGGCAGCAGACTGATCTGAGCCAATCGTTCTGGCAACGGGCTGCTGAGCTCGGCGGCATGGAAGAGCTGCATCGTCTTGATGCGATTGAGCACCTGCAACTGCACCTCTAGCCGTCAGCCCTGGAGCCCGTGGTGGCGCTCTCGGAGGCCACGATGGCGCTACGTGCCCATGAGCAGACGCCACACCCCGGGCAGGAGCTCACACCTAAAGCACCACCTTCTGGCTGGCGGCAACCAGCTGGTGGGCCTGTGCTGCGATCATCCTGTTGTTGATCCCATCGGCGATCCCATGACTCCTCGCAGCAACGAATGATGAGCGACAGCTGCGTTGCCCGCCACCGGGATGACTACTGGGCCACGGCTGCTACGCATCACTAGCGCCATGCGGGTGAGCAGGATGAGCATGGTGTGTCGCTGGCGCAGGTGCTTGAACAGGCAGAGCAGATCCTCGGCATTGATCCGAGCCGGCTGCATGAGGGCGATTCGCTGCACTTGCCGCTGTCCGACGAATCCTTCGAGTGGGTGGTGGAAACCGGGGTGCTGCATCACATCCGCGATCGGAAGCGTGCTGTGGCGGAGATGGCGCGGGTGGCCCGCCATGGCATGTTGATTTCGGATACACACACGGTCGTTGGGAGCACTGCAAGGTGCGCAAGCTGAAAACAATCATCAAGAAACTCGGCTGCTGGGATCTGTTCATCTGGCTGCAGACGAAAGAAAGATGAGCATGTACGGCAAAGGCGGCGAGACATATTATAGGTTCTTTTCTCTTGATGCTCTTTCGTTGTTGCAGTGCAAAAACGGTCTGGCACATGTGATATATACTCAGAGATGTGGTGAAGCAAATCTACTTGGCGCCGTGAGCTATTTGGCTGTCTTGGTTCGCAGACATGATGCGCCGACCCCCATAGCATGAACATCTCTCCTGCGTTGGCGCAAAAGCTGCAGACCCTGCGTGTGCTGTGGGCGGCGCTGAGCAATCGCCGCCGCCGCCAGCTTTTGGGTCTGCAGGTGCTCAGCCTGCTTGCGGCGGCTGGGGAGGTGGCAAACCTGGGGGCCCTCCTACCCTTCCTACGTCTGCTGGCTAACCCGAAGAAGGGCCTGAAGGCGTTAGGGCCTCTTGCGATGCCTCTACGCAATCTGCCGGAGCACCACCTGCTGCTGGCTATGGGCTTGAGCTTCATGGCGGCAGTGGTGGTGACCTCTCTGCTGCGTGCCCTCACGATTCAGCTGCAGCTGAAACTGGCAGCCTTGATTGCGGCCGATCTCGGGGATCAGGTTTTTGC
Coding sequences within it:
- a CDS encoding class I SAM-dependent methyltransferase produces the protein MSLAQVLEQAEQILGIDPSRLHEGDSLHLPLSDESFEWVVETGVLHHIRDRKRAVAEMARVARHGMLISDTHTVVGSTARCAS